A genomic region of Tolypothrix sp. PCC 7910 contains the following coding sequences:
- a CDS encoding DUF305 domain-containing protein → MQLSTLKNNFLSLTLVAIASLSTSVLTACSTTNSQNQASNPTTTATDTSDKQPMNHDGGMMNHGAGTMNHNMTMDLGSADANFDLRFIDAMIPHHQGAVEMAKQAQQKSKRPEIKKLASEIIKAQDQEIAQLKQWRTAWYPKASSTPVAYDAKTSKTVPMPHEQMQGMMMNMDLGAADTEFDLRFINAMIPHHESAIAMAKDALSKSQRPEIKKLAQNIIDSQQAEINQMKQWRKSWYNQ, encoded by the coding sequence ATGCAACTTTCTACTCTGAAAAACAACTTTTTGTCATTAACCTTAGTCGCGATCGCCTCTTTAAGCACTAGCGTGTTGACAGCCTGTTCTACCACCAACTCCCAAAACCAAGCATCAAACCCTACTACCACCGCTACTGATACTAGTGACAAGCAACCGATGAATCATGATGGTGGCATGATGAATCATGGTGCTGGCACGATGAACCACAACATGACAATGGATTTAGGTTCAGCCGATGCTAATTTTGATTTGCGCTTTATTGATGCGATGATTCCGCACCATCAAGGAGCGGTAGAAATGGCAAAACAAGCACAGCAGAAATCGAAACGTCCTGAAATTAAAAAGCTGGCTTCGGAAATCATCAAAGCTCAAGATCAAGAAATTGCCCAGTTGAAACAATGGCGCACAGCTTGGTATCCCAAAGCAAGTAGTACCCCAGTGGCTTATGATGCGAAAACAAGTAAAACAGTCCCCATGCCTCACGAGCAGATGCAAGGCATGATGATGAATATGGATTTAGGAGCCGCCGATACTGAATTTGACTTGCGGTTCATAAATGCAATGATTCCCCACCATGAAAGTGCGATCGCAATGGCTAAAGATGCATTGAGTAAGTCTCAGCGTCCTGAGATCAAGAAATTGGCTCAAAATATCATTGATTCGCAGCAAGCAGAGATTAACCAAATGAAACAGTGGCGCAAGTCTTGGTATAACCAGTAA